The following are encoded in a window of Solidesulfovibrio magneticus RS-1 genomic DNA:
- a CDS encoding efflux RND transporter permease subunit has translation MSGQEHPGRHGDWLHRLTAHFVDAKLAPLIIVAALCAGVLAVWATPSEEEPQIVVPMIDVHVSMPGATPKEMENRVIAPMERILWEIPGVEYLYSTAGDGEALTVVRFKVGSDVERSVVSAYARLYQHLDWIPPGCERPILKPRSIDDVPVLAVTFWGGPYDGRQLRAMANAVNDEVRRIPGVGETVVAGGRKRAVMVEPDPDRLRARGLDMADVLDALGRQNTARAVGETYEAGAAVAVRLDNFFRSQKELERAVVAVREGRPVYLADVATVRDGANDPDDYVFFVPGPAMEAAPGREAPRPGEAHPAVTLSVAKRLGENASRIADAALSRIEGLRGYVLPADLETTVTRNLGATARHKVDELLEHLILAAVTVGGVVALFLGLRASLVVMVAVPVTLAVTLATYWLMGYTLNRVTLFALIFCIGILVDDPIVDVENIVRRLGLPDAKGRRLSDVIVDAVSEVRAPLVLATFTVIAAIAPMAYVGGLMGPYMRPMPVGASVAMLLSMVVSFLITPWTAKRALKPVPTPHAAIPDDAGTRLYLWLMDRLLTRPVWRWGFLSLVGALFLGACALFPAKAVLVKMLPFDNKSEFSVVLDMPRGTTLERTAAVARELAGAALTRPEATDAVIYAGTAAPMTFNGLIRHYYLRSGQNEAEIAVNLLPKGERKLQSHAIAKAVRETLAPIAARHGARIKVAEAPPGPPVLQTLVAELYGPTDASRLALATQVREVMLATPDVVDVDWYVDDPRPERVIRIERDKALAAGIDPARALADVAAAFDGTTAGLLHDAAAREDAPIVVRLPAAFRPDAASLEAVAVAGDGGRLVSLAQIASIQTVIQPSRLYHKNLLPVVYVTADVAGREESPIYAINRINDSLASLGAAGQGAWNAAGQQTLPILWNGTPDQTFDLSLKWDGEWQITYEVFRDMGLAFAVVMGLIYLLTVGWFGSYTVPIAIMAPIPLSLIGIVPAHALAGAFFTATSMIGFIAGAGIVVRNSIILVDFIEMRRAEGIPLAKAVEEAGAVRFRPMLLTAVSVVGGAFVILFDPIFQGLAISLMAGEVAATIFSRMVVPVLYYLDARRGEARTAS, from the coding sequence GTGAGCGGGCAGGAACATCCGGGCCGCCACGGCGACTGGCTGCACCGGCTGACCGCCCATTTCGTCGACGCCAAGCTCGCGCCGCTGATCATCGTCGCCGCCCTGTGCGCCGGGGTGCTGGCCGTATGGGCCACGCCCAGCGAAGAGGAACCGCAGATCGTCGTACCCATGATCGACGTCCACGTGTCCATGCCCGGGGCCACGCCCAAGGAGATGGAGAACCGGGTCATCGCGCCCATGGAGCGCATTCTCTGGGAAATCCCGGGCGTGGAGTACCTCTATTCCACGGCCGGCGACGGCGAGGCGCTTACCGTCGTGCGCTTCAAGGTCGGCTCCGACGTGGAACGCAGCGTGGTTTCCGCCTACGCCCGGCTCTACCAGCATCTGGACTGGATTCCGCCGGGCTGCGAGCGGCCCATCCTGAAACCGCGCTCCATCGACGACGTGCCGGTGCTGGCCGTCACCTTCTGGGGCGGCCCCTACGACGGTCGCCAGCTGCGGGCCATGGCCAACGCCGTCAACGACGAGGTGCGCCGCATCCCGGGCGTGGGCGAAACGGTCGTCGCCGGCGGGCGCAAGCGGGCGGTCATGGTGGAGCCCGACCCCGATCGGCTGCGCGCCCGGGGCCTGGACATGGCCGACGTGCTGGACGCCCTGGGCCGGCAGAACACCGCCCGGGCCGTGGGCGAAACCTACGAGGCCGGCGCGGCCGTGGCCGTGCGGCTGGACAATTTCTTTCGCAGTCAAAAGGAGCTGGAACGGGCCGTGGTGGCCGTGCGCGAGGGCCGACCGGTCTATCTGGCCGATGTGGCCACCGTGCGCGACGGGGCGAACGACCCGGACGACTACGTCTTCTTCGTTCCCGGCCCGGCCATGGAAGCGGCTCCCGGCCGGGAAGCGCCCAGACCTGGCGAGGCCCATCCGGCCGTGACGCTCTCCGTGGCCAAGCGCCTGGGCGAAAACGCCTCGCGCATCGCCGACGCGGCGCTATCACGCATCGAGGGCCTTCGCGGCTACGTGCTGCCGGCCGACCTGGAAACCACCGTCACCCGCAATCTCGGAGCCACGGCCAGGCACAAGGTGGACGAGCTGCTTGAACACCTCATCCTGGCCGCCGTCACCGTGGGCGGGGTGGTGGCGCTGTTTCTCGGGCTTCGGGCCAGTCTCGTGGTCATGGTGGCCGTGCCCGTGACCTTGGCCGTGACGCTCGCCACCTACTGGCTCATGGGCTACACCCTCAACCGCGTGACCCTTTTTGCGCTGATTTTTTGCATCGGCATCCTGGTCGATGATCCCATCGTGGACGTGGAGAACATCGTGCGCCGCCTGGGCCTGCCGGACGCCAAGGGCCGGCGGCTGTCCGACGTCATTGTCGACGCCGTCAGCGAAGTGCGCGCGCCGCTGGTGCTGGCCACCTTCACGGTCATCGCCGCCATCGCGCCCATGGCCTACGTGGGCGGCCTCATGGGCCCCTACATGCGGCCCATGCCGGTTGGCGCGTCGGTGGCCATGCTGCTGTCCATGGTGGTGTCTTTTCTCATCACTCCCTGGACGGCCAAGCGGGCGCTGAAGCCTGTACCCACGCCCCACGCCGCCATCCCGGACGACGCCGGCACGCGGCTGTATCTCTGGCTTATGGACCGGCTACTGACCCGCCCGGTCTGGCGCTGGGGGTTCCTCTCCCTGGTCGGGGCGCTGTTTCTCGGGGCCTGCGCCCTTTTTCCGGCCAAGGCCGTGCTGGTCAAGATGCTGCCCTTTGACAACAAGAGCGAATTTTCCGTTGTCCTGGACATGCCCCGCGGCACGACGCTTGAGCGCACTGCCGCCGTGGCCCGGGAGCTGGCCGGGGCGGCGCTGACCCGTCCCGAAGCCACCGACGCCGTCATCTACGCCGGCACGGCCGCGCCCATGACGTTCAATGGGCTTATCCGCCACTACTACCTGCGAAGTGGCCAGAACGAAGCCGAGATCGCCGTGAACCTCCTGCCCAAGGGCGAGCGCAAGCTCCAAAGCCACGCCATCGCCAAGGCCGTGCGCGAGACCCTTGCCCCCATCGCCGCCCGGCACGGGGCGCGTATCAAGGTGGCCGAGGCCCCGCCCGGGCCGCCGGTGCTGCAGACGCTGGTGGCCGAGCTCTACGGCCCCACCGACGCCTCGCGCCTGGCCCTGGCGACCCAGGTGCGCGAGGTGATGCTGGCCACCCCCGACGTGGTGGACGTGGACTGGTACGTAGACGATCCCCGCCCCGAGCGCGTCATCCGCATCGAGCGCGACAAGGCCCTGGCCGCCGGCATCGACCCGGCCCGGGCCTTGGCCGACGTGGCCGCCGCCTTTGACGGCACGACGGCCGGGCTGCTCCACGACGCCGCCGCCCGGGAGGACGCGCCCATCGTGGTGCGGCTGCCGGCGGCTTTCCGGCCCGACGCGGCCAGCCTGGAGGCCGTGGCCGTGGCCGGCGACGGCGGCAGGCTCGTGTCCCTGGCCCAGATCGCTTCCATCCAGACCGTGATCCAGCCCAGCCGGCTCTATCACAAGAACCTGCTGCCCGTGGTCTACGTCACGGCCGACGTGGCCGGGCGCGAGGAAAGCCCGATCTACGCCATAAACCGGATAAACGATTCCCTGGCGTCCCTGGGCGCGGCGGGCCAGGGGGCCTGGAACGCGGCCGGACAGCAGACCCTGCCCATCCTGTGGAACGGCACGCCCGACCAGACGTTTGACCTGAGCCTCAAATGGGACGGGGAATGGCAGATCACCTACGAGGTGTTCCGCGACATGGGCCTGGCCTTTGCCGTGGTCATGGGGCTTATTTATCTGCTGACCGTGGGCTGGTTCGGCTCCTACACCGTGCCCATTGCCATCATGGCCCCCATTCCGCTGTCGCTCATCGGCATCGTGCCGGCCCACGCCCTGGCCGGGGCCTTTTTCACGGCCACGTCCATGATCGGGTTCATCGCCGGGGCGGGAATTGTTGTGCGCAACTCGATTATCCTGGTGGATTTCATCGAGATGCGCCGGGCCGAGGGCATTCCCCTGGCCAAGGCTGTGGAGGAGGCCGGGGCGGTGCGGTTTCGGCCCATGTTGCTCACGGCCGTGAGCGTGGTCGGCGGGGCCTTCGTGATCCTTTTCGATCCCATCTTCCAGGGGCTGGCCATTTCGCTCATGGCCGGCGAGGTGGCGGCCACCATTTTTTCGCGCATGGTGGTGCCGGTGTTGTATTACCTCGACGCCCGGCGCGGCGAAGCCCGGACGGCCTCGTAA